In Synechococcus sp. HK05, one DNA window encodes the following:
- a CDS encoding exopolysaccharide biosynthesis polyprenyl glycosylphosphotransferase, translating into MPWARPRLPLLIAALLDASGLVVLGLLFSYGIGDGFGESASQVRSFLTLVAIYCSLGWLFGSYTLLKLRSPTWIQALARLSTTSIASVILAIAYGYIFRLQITSSLFFRSNLIPQFIVLALWSGLVRWVLRRHWPQRQRARWHIVALEHEIPGVIKEWSLCQPEGPLPTITDVKSWPTKNITDSEALALSAGVINDPALRVFCQEAVSRGQPVYSVVDLAEQEFQRIPCRWIEHQWLLFSGGIDGQRTTLQKQFKRYADVVVSLALLLITSPVLLVAFVLVKLQDGGTLIYKQRRTGLFGKTFYVLKIRSMSVESGQITAQWAKTNDARITPVGRWLRRTRLDELPQLINVLRGEMSLIGPRPEQPELEHCLEENIPNYRLRHWMRPGLSGWAQVNMPYTSSISDTEKKLSYDLFYIKNSTIWLDLLILFKTIKIVLKGAGR; encoded by the coding sequence ATGCCCTGGGCCCGTCCTCGACTTCCACTGCTGATTGCAGCCTTGCTAGACGCTTCTGGTCTGGTAGTTCTCGGGCTGCTCTTCAGTTATGGCATCGGTGATGGCTTTGGAGAGTCAGCATCGCAAGTGAGATCGTTCCTAACCCTTGTGGCAATTTATTGCAGTCTGGGCTGGTTATTCGGATCTTATACACTTCTCAAACTAAGAAGTCCAACCTGGATTCAAGCGCTCGCCCGTTTGAGCACCACCTCAATCGCCAGCGTAATCTTAGCGATCGCCTATGGCTATATTTTTCGTTTACAAATCACCAGCAGCCTCTTTTTCCGCAGCAACCTGATCCCTCAATTTATTGTGCTGGCCTTATGGAGTGGCCTAGTGCGCTGGGTTCTACGCCGTCACTGGCCACAACGGCAACGGGCCCGATGGCACATTGTGGCTCTTGAGCACGAAATCCCGGGTGTTATTAAGGAATGGAGCCTCTGCCAGCCTGAAGGACCGCTGCCAACCATCACGGATGTGAAGAGTTGGCCAACCAAAAACATCACCGATTCAGAGGCCTTAGCGCTCAGTGCCGGTGTGATCAACGATCCAGCCTTGCGAGTGTTTTGCCAGGAGGCTGTCAGCCGCGGCCAGCCTGTTTACTCGGTTGTTGATCTCGCCGAACAAGAGTTCCAGCGCATCCCCTGCCGGTGGATTGAACATCAGTGGCTATTGTTTTCTGGAGGCATCGATGGCCAACGCACAACCCTCCAAAAACAATTCAAGCGCTATGCCGATGTAGTGGTAAGCCTAGCCCTATTGCTGATCACCTCTCCAGTACTCCTGGTTGCTTTCGTGCTCGTGAAACTCCAAGACGGCGGCACATTGATCTACAAGCAAAGACGGACGGGTTTATTCGGTAAAACATTTTATGTGCTTAAAATCCGCAGTATGAGCGTGGAGAGCGGACAAATCACCGCCCAGTGGGCCAAAACAAATGATGCACGCATCACACCTGTGGGGCGATGGCTCAGACGCACGCGCCTCGATGAACTACCTCAATTGATCAATGTTTTACGCGGTGAGATGAGCTTGATTGGTCCCAGACCAGAACAACCAGAACTTGAGCATTGCCTGGAAGAAAATATACCCAATTACAGGCTTCGCCATTGGATGCGTCCAGGCTTGAGCGGATGGGCTCAAGTGAACATGCCTTACACATCAAGCATCTCAGACACCGAGAAAAAGCTAAGTTATGACTTATTCTATATTAAAAATTCCACAATCTGGCTTGACTTGCTAATCCTATTCAAAACAATTAAAATTGTTTTGAAAGGTGCTGGCCGTTAA
- a CDS encoding aspartate kinase: protein MALLVQKFGGTSVADVERIQAVAQRIATSRQAGNDLVIVVSAMGHTTDELTGLARAISSNPPQREMDMLLATGEQVSIALLAMALNALGVPAVSMTGPQVGILTESAHGRARILEVRTDRLQRLLGDGNVVVVAGFQGTSSGLSGLPEITTLGRGGSDTSAVALAAALGADACEIYTDVPGVLTTDPRKVADAQLMDTITCNEMLELASLGAAVLHPRAVEIARNYGVPLVVRSSWSDQPGTLLTSDAASRRGSGEGLELGKPVDGAELDTDQAVLALAHVPDRPGVAAQLFEALSAAGLNVDLIVQSTHEADTHCSGDHCGFTNDIAFTVAEAQLDRAQLVCREVLAAMGPGAESATISAEGGMAKLSIAGAGIMGRPGVAARLFDTLAKGGINLRLIATSEVKVSCLVAGQQGSKALQAAAQCFELNERQLHLNPPPSGAGEPEVRGVALDRDQAQVAVRRIPDKPGTAAAVCRVLADAGISLDAIVQSERSHGSGDQQSRDMGFCLKRDELERARTALQPLLNQWPGASFEEGMAIARVSAVGAGMPCTAGTAARMFRSLAQAGVNIEMIATSEIRTSCVVPEADGVKALQVVHAAFGLGGAVQHQAQGTEAPV, encoded by the coding sequence ATGGCCCTGCTGGTCCAGAAGTTCGGCGGCACCTCCGTGGCCGATGTGGAGCGGATCCAGGCCGTGGCCCAGCGCATCGCCACCAGCCGTCAAGCAGGAAACGATCTGGTGATCGTGGTGTCTGCCATGGGGCACACCACCGATGAGCTCACGGGCCTGGCCCGCGCCATCAGCAGCAACCCACCCCAGCGGGAGATGGACATGCTGCTGGCCACCGGGGAGCAGGTGTCGATCGCGCTGCTGGCGATGGCGCTGAACGCTCTGGGGGTGCCAGCGGTGTCGATGACCGGGCCTCAGGTGGGCATCCTCACCGAATCGGCCCACGGCCGCGCCCGCATCCTCGAGGTGCGCACCGATCGGCTGCAGCGCCTGCTGGGCGACGGGAACGTGGTGGTGGTGGCCGGCTTCCAGGGCACCAGCAGCGGCCTGAGCGGCCTGCCCGAGATCACAACCCTCGGCCGCGGCGGCTCCGACACCTCCGCTGTTGCCTTAGCCGCGGCCCTAGGGGCCGATGCCTGCGAGATCTACACCGATGTGCCGGGGGTGCTCACCACCGACCCGCGCAAGGTGGCCGATGCCCAGCTGATGGACACGATCACCTGCAACGAGATGCTGGAACTGGCAAGCCTCGGGGCGGCGGTGCTGCACCCGCGGGCGGTGGAGATCGCCCGCAACTACGGGGTGCCCTTGGTGGTGCGCTCCAGCTGGAGTGATCAGCCCGGCACCCTGCTCACCAGCGACGCCGCCAGCCGCCGCGGCAGCGGTGAGGGCCTGGAGCTGGGCAAGCCGGTGGATGGCGCCGAGCTCGACACCGACCAAGCCGTGCTGGCCTTGGCACACGTGCCCGATCGCCCGGGCGTGGCCGCTCAGCTGTTTGAAGCGCTTTCGGCAGCGGGGCTGAACGTGGATCTGATCGTGCAATCCACCCACGAAGCCGATACCCACTGCAGCGGCGATCACTGCGGCTTCACCAACGACATCGCCTTCACCGTGGCCGAAGCGCAGCTCGATCGGGCTCAGCTGGTGTGCCGCGAGGTGTTGGCGGCGATGGGCCCCGGCGCGGAGAGCGCCACCATCAGCGCCGAAGGCGGCATGGCGAAGCTGAGCATCGCCGGCGCCGGGATCATGGGCCGCCCCGGTGTGGCCGCCCGCCTGTTCGACACCCTGGCGAAGGGGGGCATCAACCTGCGCCTGATCGCCACCAGCGAAGTGAAGGTGAGCTGCCTGGTGGCCGGCCAGCAAGGCAGCAAGGCACTGCAGGCCGCGGCCCAGTGCTTCGAGCTCAACGAGCGGCAGCTGCATCTCAACCCGCCCCCCTCCGGCGCCGGCGAACCGGAAGTGCGGGGTGTGGCCCTCGATCGCGATCAAGCTCAGGTGGCCGTGCGCCGCATCCCCGACAAGCCCGGCACCGCAGCGGCTGTATGCCGCGTGCTCGCCGATGCGGGCATCAGCCTCGATGCGATTGTTCAATCGGAGCGCAGCCATGGCTCCGGCGATCAACAAAGCCGCGATATGGGCTTCTGCCTCAAGCGCGATGAGCTGGAGCGCGCCCGCACGGCCCTGCAACCGCTGCTCAACCAGTGGCCAGGCGCCAGCTTCGAGGAGGGCATGGCCATCGCGCGGGTGAGCGCCGTGGGGGCCGGAATGCCCTGCACCGCAGGAACGGCCGCCCGCATGTTCCGGTCTCTGGCGCAAGCGGGGGTGAACATCGAAATGATCGCCACCAGCGAAATCCGCACCAGCTGCGTGGTGCCGGAAGCCGATGGCGTGAAGGCCTTGCAGGTGGTGCATGCCGCCTTTGGTTTAGGCGGCGCGGTGCAGCACCAAGCTCAGGGAACTGAGGCACCCGTGTGA
- the holA gene encoding DNA polymerase III subunit delta → MPIHLLWGDDEAARSRAVEALVSERTDPAWQSINLARLDGNDASQAAQALEEARTPPFGGGNRVVVLQRSPFCNQCPAELAEQLEASLALIPDNCHLLLVSSGKPDARLRTTKALQKLVKAGEAREQSFQLPAVWDGAGQIELVQRTARELGLQLEPAAAEALSDAIGSDSARLASELEKLALYVGAQPGSKGPQPAITAAAVEALVGSHATNALQVGDALLAGKPAEAVALVDALLAANEPALRIVATLCGQIRGWLWVSLLDQQGENDVNAIAKAAGIGNPKRIYVMRKQIRGRKPARFLALLRQLLEVEAALKRGADPGDAFRDGFLLAP, encoded by the coding sequence ATGCCCATTCATCTGCTCTGGGGCGATGACGAAGCCGCCCGATCCCGAGCGGTGGAAGCGCTGGTGAGCGAACGCACCGATCCCGCCTGGCAGAGCATCAACCTGGCCCGCCTCGACGGCAACGACGCCAGCCAAGCTGCGCAAGCCCTCGAAGAAGCGCGCACTCCACCCTTCGGTGGGGGTAATCGGGTGGTGGTGCTGCAGCGCAGCCCCTTCTGCAACCAGTGTCCGGCGGAGCTGGCGGAGCAACTTGAAGCCTCCCTGGCCCTGATCCCCGACAACTGCCATCTGCTGCTGGTGAGCAGCGGCAAACCCGATGCCCGCCTGCGCACCACCAAAGCGCTGCAGAAGCTGGTGAAAGCCGGCGAAGCCAGGGAGCAAAGCTTTCAGCTGCCGGCGGTGTGGGATGGCGCCGGCCAGATCGAGCTGGTGCAGCGCACCGCAAGGGAGCTGGGGCTGCAGCTGGAACCCGCCGCCGCCGAAGCCCTGAGCGACGCCATCGGCAGCGACAGCGCCCGCCTGGCCAGCGAGCTGGAGAAGCTGGCGCTCTATGTGGGCGCGCAGCCGGGCAGCAAGGGTCCACAACCAGCGATCACCGCGGCGGCGGTGGAGGCCCTGGTGGGCAGCCACGCCACCAATGCCCTGCAGGTGGGCGATGCCCTGCTGGCCGGCAAGCCAGCAGAAGCCGTGGCACTGGTGGATGCGCTGCTGGCAGCCAACGAGCCGGCGCTGCGGATCGTGGCCACCCTCTGCGGGCAGATCCGCGGCTGGCTCTGGGTAAGCCTGCTGGATCAGCAGGGCGAAAACGATGTGAACGCCATCGCCAAGGCCGCCGGGATCGGCAACCCCAAACGCATCTATGTGATGCGCAAACAGATCCGCGGCCGCAAGCCGGCCCGCTTCCTGGCGCTGCTGCGCCAGCTGCTCGAGGTGGAAGCCGCCCTCAAACGGGGCGCCGATCCGGGCGATGCCTTCCGCGACGGCTTCCTTTTGGCTCCTTGA